The proteins below come from a single Zea mays cultivar B73 chromosome 8, Zm-B73-REFERENCE-NAM-5.0, whole genome shotgun sequence genomic window:
- the LOC100281689 gene encoding gibberellin receptor GID1L2 yields MSGDTAPHVVEDFFGAIQLLSDGTVVRGDEAALLPPKPFPDVPGVQWKDAVYDAARGLKVRVYRPTADAGDSKLPVLVHFHGGGYCVGSYDELGGADYLRRRLAADLPALVLSVQYRLAPEHRLPAAIEDGATFLAWLRGQAALAGAGGAGAGVEQWLAESADFARTFLSGVSAGANLAHHLAVRAGSGQVDLAPARLAGLVLLSLFLGGVERTATESAPPDGVSLTVAMSDQLWRMALPVGASMDHPLANPFGPGSPGLEPVALPPVLVEAPGVDVLRDRVLLYAARLREMGKDVELAEFPGEQHGFSVLRWGQANEELMQILKRFLHRK; encoded by the coding sequence ATGTCCGGCGACACAGCGCCGCACGTCGTGGAGGACTTCTTCGGGGCCATCCAGCTCCTTAGCGACGGCACCGTCGTCCGCGGCGACGAGGCGGCGCTGCTGCCGCCGAAGCCCTTCCCGGACGTCCCGGGGGTTCAGTGGAAGGACGCCGTGTACGACGCGGCGCGCGGCCTCAAGGTCCGCGTGTACAGGCCAACGGCGGACGCCGGGGACAGCAAGCTCCCGGTGCTGGTGCACTTCCACGGAGGCGGCTACTGCGTCGGCTCCTACGACGAGCTCGGCGGGGCCGACTACCTGCGCCGACGCCTCGCGGCCGACCTCCCCGCGCTCGTCCTCTCCGTGCAGTACCGGCTCGCCCCCGAGCACCGCCTCCCGGCGGCGATCGAGGACGGCGCGACGTTCCTGGCCTGGCTGCGCGGGCAAGCGGCGCTCGCCGGCGcgggcggcgccggcgccggcgtcgAGCAGTGGCTCGCGGAGTCGGCCGACTTCGCGCGGACGTTCCTGTCGGGCGTCTCCGCCGGCGCCAACCTGGCCCACCACCTCGCGGTCCGGGCCGGCTCGGGGCAGGTCGACCTGGCGCCGGCGCGCCTCGCGGGGCTCGTCCTCCTGTCCCTGTTCCTCGGCGGCGTCGAGCGCACGGCGACCGAGTCGGCCCCGCCGGACGGCGTCTCGCTGACGGTCGCCATGTCCGACCAGCTCTGGCGCATGGCGCTCCCGGTCGGGGCGAGCATGGACCACCCGCTGGCCAACCCGTTCGGCCCCGGCAGCCCCGGCCTGGAGCCCGTGGCGCTGCCGCCCGTGCTCGTCGAGGCGCCCGGGGTCGACGTGCTCCGCGACCGCGTCCTGCTCTACGCGGCGAGGCTCAGGGAGATGGGCAAGGACGTGGAGCTCGCCGAGTTCCCGGGGGAGCAGCACGGCTTCTCGGTCCTTAGGTGGGGCCAGGCGAACGAGGAGCTGATGCAGATCTTGAAGCGGTTTCTACACCGGAAGTGA